From a single Populus trichocarpa isolate Nisqually-1 chromosome 17, P.trichocarpa_v4.1, whole genome shotgun sequence genomic region:
- the LOC18106573 gene encoding pentatricopeptide repeat-containing protein At3g14330 gives MIPAISVLTNTPIPTNLTVISCPKSQKPPSKNPQNLNQTLKYLTKSGNLDEAIRLIESSPSKFTDPETYSQLLHSCISQKSLHHGQRVYKQLLKQEYSEKFLENHNLKGKLITLFSVCGELDEARIIFENAVENEGVPESVWVAMAIGYSKNGFLREALLVYVEMLWNCMEPGNFAFSTALKACADLRELWVGRGVHAQVVKSSEGPDQVVNNGLLRLYTQCECFNEVLKVFDQMPERNVASWNSLISGFVKEDKLGEALDVFRRMQREGMGFSWVTLTTILPICARVTALLSGKEIHAQIVKSARRPDVLVLNSLVDMYVKCGVVDYGRRLFDGMRSKDLTSWNTMLTGYAINGYMRVAMDLFNEMASCGIRPDDVTFIALLSGCSHAGLTEDGQKLFHRMEMDFGVSPSLEHYACLVDMLGRAGRIDAALVVVKNMPMKTSGSIWGSLLNSCRLHNEVPLAEAIANRLFELEPYNPGNYVMLSNIYANAGMWDSVNMVREMMQTRRIRKEAGCSWIQVKNKIHSFVAGGGFEFRNSDEYKKIWNKLREAMEEFGYIPNTDVVLHDVNEETKAMWVCGHSERLATVFSLIHTAAGMPIRITKNLRVCVDCHSWIKIVSRVTGRVIVLRDTNRFHHFKEGACSCNDYW, from the coding sequence ATGATTCCCGCCATTTCCGTCTTAACTAACACCCCCATCCCAACCAACTTAACTGTCATTTCATGCCCTAAATCCCAAAAACCACCCTCCAAAAACCCTCAAAATCTCAATCAAACCCTCAAATATCTAACAAAATCTGGCAATCTCGACGAGGCGATTCGCTTGATCGAATCCTCGCCGTCCAAATTTACTGATCCTGAGACTTACAGTCAGCTCTTACATTCTTGTATTTCCCAAAAATCGTTACATCATGGCCAAAGAGTATATAAACAGCTCCTTAAACAAGAATACAGCgaaaaatttcttgaaaatcatAACTTAAAAGGCAAGCTAATTACCCTTTTCTCTGTATGTGGCGAACTTGATGAGGCACgcataatttttgaaaatgcGGTTGAAAATGAAGGGGTGCCGGAGTCAGTTTGGGTGGCAATGGCAATTGGGTATTCAAAAAACGGGTTCTTGAGAGAGGCTTTGCTTGTTTATGTTGAGATGTTGTGGAATTGTATGGAGCCGGGCAATTTTGCGTTCTCCACAGCGTTGAAAGCGTGTGCGGATTTGAGGGAATTGTGGGTTGGTAGAGGAGTTCATGCACAAGTGGTAAAGTCTAGTGAAGGGCCTGATCAAGTGGTGAATAACGGTCTGCTGAGGTTGTATACACAGTGCGAGTGTTTTAATGAAGTTTTGAAGGTGTTTGATCAAATGCCTGAAAGAAATGTTGCTTCTTGGAATTCTTTGATTTCTGGTTTTGTTAAAGAAGATAAATTGGGCGAGGCACTTGATGTGTTTAGAAGGATGCAAAGAGAGGGAATGGGGTTTAGTTGGGTTACACTAACTACAATTTTGCCAATTTGTGCGCGCGTGACAGCTCTTCTCAGTGGAAAAGAGATACATGCGCAAATTGTTAAATCAGCGAGAAGGCCAGATGTCCTAGTGCTAAATTCCCTTGTGGATATGTATGTGAAATGTGGAGTTGTTGATTATGGTAGGAGATTGTTTGATGGGATGAGAAGTAAAGACTTGACATCATGGAATACTATGTTGACTGGATATGCAATCAATGGTTATATGAGGGTGGCGATGGATTTGTTCAATGAGATGGCTTCATGTGGGATAAGGCCGGATGATGTCACATTTATTGCACTGCTATCAGGTTGTAGCCATGCTGGGCTAACAGAAGATGGGCAGAAATTGTTTCATAGAATGGAAATGGATTTTGGGGTCTCTCCAAGTTTAGAGCATTATGCTTGTTTGGTGGATATGTTAGGCAGAGCTGGAAGAATTGATGCTGCATTGGTGGTGGTGAAAAACATGCCCATGAAGACAAGTGGTAGCATATGGGGATCATTGCTCAACTCATGCCGCCTACATAATGAGGTCCCTCTTGCAGAGGCTATTGCAAACCGGTTGTTTGAGCTTGAGCCATATAATCCTGGGAACTATGTGATGCTCTCAAACATTTATGCAAATGCAGGGATGTGGGACTCTGTAAATATGGTTAGAGAGATGATGCAAACAAGAAGAATCAGAAAAGAGGCTGGATGTAGTTGGATACAGGTAAAGAATAAAATCCACTCTTTTGTAGCTGGTGGAGGCTTCGAGTTTCGTAATTCTGATGAATATAAGAAGATATGGAACAAATTAAGGGAAGCCATGGAAGAATTTGGTTATATACCCAACACAGATGTGGTGCTTCATGATGTAAATGAAGAAACAAAGGCAATGTGGGTGTGTGGGCACAGTGAGCGCTTAGCAACTGTTTTTTCTCTCATACATACTGCTGCCGGAATGCCAATCAGGATAACGAAGAACCTTCGTGTTTGTGTAGATTGTCACTCTTGGATCAAGATAGTTTCAAGAGTGACAGGGAGGGTCATTGTTTTGAGAGATACAAACCGCTTCCACCATTTCAAAGAAGGTGCATGCTCTTGTAATGATTACTGGTGA
- the LOC18106572 gene encoding uncharacterized oxidoreductase At4g09670, with product MAENLVNFGILGCAKIAIKLARAINLAPNSILYAIASRSIEKAKQFAIQNGLPETIKIYGSYEELLDDPSIEVVYLPLPTSLHVQWAVLAAQKKKHVLLEKPAALDVGDLDKILEACVSNGVQFLDGSMWLHHPRTMKMKELLFDSNHVGQVNFIHSTSTAKMPPEFFENNIRVKQDMDALGVLGDLGWYCVGAVLWAKNYRLPNVVSALPAGVTKNSAGIVLSCTACLNYDQDHKTVAIIHCSFFSYTSMDLSITGTKGSLHLKDFVIPYQEGSAFFDLASPATFMDDQTGWNVKTEKVVVDNETPQEALMVQELARLAQGIKKCGFPPDNRWPEISRKTQIVVDAIKKSIDLDCKPVYL from the exons ATGGCTGAAAATCTAGTAAATTTTGGTATCCTAGGATGTGCcaaaatagcaattaaattGGCAAGAGCCATAAACTTAGCACCCAATTCAATTCTTTATGCTATCGCAAGTCGCTCCATAGAAAAGGCCAAGCAATTTGCCATACAAAATGGATTGCCAGAGACAATCAAGATTTACGGTAGCTATGAAGAATTACTTGATGATCCATCCATCGAAGTTGTTTACTTGCCATTGCCAACTAGTCTTCATGTTCAGTGGGCAGTCTTGGCTGCCCAAAAGAAGAAGCATGTGTTGTTAGAGAAGCCAGCTGCACTTGATGTGGGAGATTTGGACAAGATTCTGGAAGCCTGTGTATCAAATGGTGTGCAATTCTTGGATGGCTCAATGTGGTTGCACCATCCAAGAACTATGAAGATGAAGGAGCTACTCTTTGATTCCAATCATGTTGGACAAGTGAACTTC ATTCATAGCACGTCAACAGCTAAAATGCCTCCTGAATTCTTTGAGAACAATATTAGAGTGAAGCAGGATATGGATGCTCTTGGTGTACTTGGTGATCTGGGCTGGTATTGCGTCGGAGCAGTCTTGTGGGCAAAAAATTACCGATTACCAAATGTTGTATCTGCTTTACCAGCTGGTGTGACCAAGAACTCAGCTGGAATCGTTTTATCATGCACAGCCTGCTTGAACTATGATCAAGATCACAAGACAGTCGCAATTATTCACTGCTCTTTCTTCTCCTATACATCCATGGACTTGTCGATCACCGGTACTAAAGGATCCTTGCATCTCAAGGATTTTGTCATTCCTTATCAAGAGGGTTCTGCTTTTTTTGACTTGGCATCACCAGCAACGTTCATGGATGATCAAACTGGATGGAATGTGAAAACTGAAAAAGTGGTGGTGGATAATGAAACTCCTCAAGAGGCCTTGATGGTTCAAGAGCTTGCTAGGCTAGCGCAGGGCATTAAGAAATGCGGGTTCCCGCCGGATAACAGATGGCCTGAAATCAGCAGAAAGACTCAAATAGTGGTGGATGCAATTAAGAAATCTATTGATCTTGATTGCAAACCCGTGTACCTGTGA
- the LOC18106571 gene encoding uncharacterized protein LOC18106571 — protein MAGRIIRSVKEDIHPHVRWAALYTIKQLSKHLKPEFQDKYHEKVMPALTKAMDDFNNPRVQMQAYLALFDFTWNCSSSTLKPHLKEIVNKLLKQLQKVNHMVQGETLKVLSAVAHSSQDHFAEYYSSVMPYLKVIMMTANEELDHKHLADSVECITMVWLAVGKDKIRSDIEMVVQLLLSLQGSKLEENDPMRSQLLQAWARLGKCLGHEFKPYMSVAIPRLLKSAKIGSYVIIPENPDDVDESDGSIRALIVGDRKIWIKTKVLEEKLTACKGLYLLADELKQGLSVWIEKVARTLVPRLKFAHSEEIRRVAASAMPVLLKSSKVATQEGYLEWSADESPFKKLYSYVVPALVKALSMESLLEITAVILDSLDECMKMSEHVLDEDQTDLFLKAIMNVLQKISSLSRSKVGAIEGINQTLPDEENGEEQKVYDKAAACLTTFIITHKNSFSPFIGKLAPCIELMWVKDRIVEERRIALHVFCDVAKQFQEEAFRRCKISLLFLFKACKDENPEVQEVAAQAIGTAAEFGGSVFKSFLKGAVSALNAVMGHPNALQMEYVMAHDTAVSALGKILQFHREKLKAEKVLRIWLGHLPLKNNLEEAKVVHRQLCSLVEVSDGELLGTQKAYLSEIVAVYAEILWAGKKLATEETVNQMIKQLKLHSRRSPPSTWRSIMLSLEPHLQKKLESILLS, from the exons ATGGCAGGAAGAATTATCAGAAGTGTCAAAGAAGACATACACCCTCATGTGCGTTGGGCAGCTTTATatacaataaaacaattatcCAAGCATCTGAAACCTGAATTTCAAGACAAGTATCATGAAAAGGTGATGCCTGCATTAACCAAAGCCATGGATGATTTCAATAATCCCCGTGTTCAG ATGCAAGCTTATTTAGCGCTGTTCGACTTCACCTGGAACTGTTCTTCAAGTACTCTGAAACCTCACCTGAAGGAAATTGTCAACAAATTGCTCAAACAATTACAG AAAGTAAATCATATGGTCCAGGGCGAAACTTTAAAAGTTTTGTCAGCAGTAGCTCATTCATCACAG GATCACTTTGCAGAGTATTATAGTAGTGTCATGCCTTATCTTAAAGTTATAATGATGACTGCAAATGAAGAACTTGACCACAAGCATCTTGCCGATTCCGTGGAGTGCATAACTATGGTTTGGTTGGCTGTAGGAAAGGATAAGATCAGATCTGATATTGAAATG GTTGTGCAATTGCTCCTCTCTTTACAAGGATCAAAATTAGAGGAAAATGATCCAATGAGAAGTCAACTGTTGCAA GCATGGGCCAGACTCGGGAAATGCTTGGGACATGAATTCAAACCTTATATGAGTGTTGCCATTCCGCGGTTGCTTAAATCTGCTAAAATTGGATCATATGTCATTATACCTGAGAATCCTGACGATGTTGATGAATCGGATGGCAG TATCAGGGCCCTGATTGTTGGAGATAGAAAGATTTGGATCAAAACTAAGGTCCTGGAGGAGAAACTCACAGCTTGTAAAGGGCTGTATTTACTGGCTGATGAGTTGAAGCAAGGCCTTTCGGTATGGATTGAAAAG GTTGCTCGGACTTTAGTTCCACGTCTCAAATTTGCACACAGTGAAGAAATCCGAAGAGTTGCTGCTTCAG CCATGCCAGTGCTATTAAAATCATCTAAAGTAGCAACACAAGAAGGGTATCTTGAGTGGTCTGCTGACGAATCTCCTTTTAAGAAGTTATACTCTTATGTGGTACCGGCTCTGGTTAAAGCTCTAAGTATG GAATCATTGCTTGAGATTACGGCAGTAATTTTGGACTCATTGGATGAATGCATGAAG ATGTCTGAACATGTACTAGATGAAGACCAGACTGACCTGTTCTTAAAAGCGATAATGAATGTTCTGCAAAAGATTTCATCTCTTTCAAGAAGCAAAGTTGGGGCTATTGAAGGAATAAATCAGACATTACCAGATGAGGAAAATGGGGAAGAACAGAAAGTTTATGACAAA GCGGCTGCTTGTTTGACCACTTTCATCATAACACACAAGAACTCTTTCTCACCATTCATCGGCAAGCTTGCGCCATGCATAGAACTTATGTGG GTAAAGGATAGAATAGTCGAAGAGCGAAGAATTGCCTTGCATGTATTTTGTGATGTTGCGAAGCAATTCCAAGAAGAAGCATTTAG GCGGTGCAAGATTAGTCTTCTATTTCTGTTTAAAGCATGCAAGGATGAGAACCCCGAAGTTCAAGAG GTAGCTGCGCAGGCAATTGGTACAGCGGCAGAGTTTGGTGGGTCTGTATTCAAGTCTTTTCTTAAAG GGGCTGTTTCTGCTTTAAATGCGGTTATGGGGCATCCTAACGCATTGCAGATGGAATATGTAATGGCCCATGATACTGCCGTTTCTGCTCTAGGAAAAATTTTGCAGTTCCATCGTGAAAAACTCAAAGCGGAAAAG GTTTTGAGGATATGGTTAGGCCATTTGCCACTGAAAAATAATCTAGAGGAGGCCAAAGTTGTTCATCGGCAGCTATGTTCATTGGTTGAAGT GTCAGATGGGGAACTTCTAGGCACCCAAAAGGCTTATCTTTCCGAAATTGTTGCTGTTTACGCCGAG ATCCTGTGGGCAGGCAAGAAGTTAGCTACTGAGGAAACTGTAAACCAAATGATCAAGCAATTGAAACTTCACAGTAGAAGGTCACCCCCTTCTACCTGGAGATCTATCATGCTCTCCCTGGAACCCCATCTGCAGAAGAAGTTGGAATCCATATTGTTATCCTAG